The DNA window CCACTTGTAGACAGTGGAGATATTCATATTGTATATGAGCAAATGTCTAAAGACTGGCAACCATCAGAAGCACAAAAACATATGGAAAATGCTTTAACAGCTAACAAAAACAAAGTAGATGCTGTAATTTGTGCAAATGATGGTACTGGTGGAGGAGCAATATCAGCTCTTGCTGAACAACAACTTGCAGGTAAGGTACCTGTAACTGGTCAGGACGCTGAACTTGCAGCTTGTCAGAGAATCGTTGAAGGACAGCAATCTATGACTGTTTACAAACCAATTCCAAAGCTTGCTGCAACTGCATTAGATTTAGCTATAAAAATGGCAAACAAGGAAGACGTTGAAACCAATTCAACTGTAGAGAATGGAAAAATTGATGTACCTTCTTATCTACTTGAGCCAGTAGTAGTAGACAAAGAAAACATGATGGATACAATCATTGCTGATGGATATCATCCATTCGATGAAGTTTACAAAAATATTTCAGAATCAGAAAGACCAAAACAATAATAGTAAAAAAAAGAGGTTAATTGCTTAACCTCTTTTTTCCTAAATAAATTTAGAAGAATTTAAAACTTGGAGGTGTCCCTTTCATGAACCCATATATTTTAGAAATGAAGGGAATAACAAAGGAATTCCCAGGGGTGAAGGCTCTTGATAATGTAAATTTCAAAGTACAAAAAGGGGAAGTACATGCATTATGTGGAGAAAATGGTGCGGGAAAGTCAACCCTTATGAAGGTTTTAAGTGGAGTATACCCTTATGGAACTTATGAAGGAGATATTATTCTTAAGGGGGAAGTTCAAAAATTTAATAGTATTGCCGATTCTGAAAAGAAAAAAATCGCTATTGTATATCAAGAGTTAGCCTTAGTTCCTCAAATGACAGTGGGTGAAAATATTTATCTAAATAATGAACCACTCATTTACGGAAAAACTACCATAGACGATGAACAGTTAAATTATATGGCAAAAGAGTTGTTAGATCGATTAGGTCTAAAAATCCCTACAAATACACTAGTAAGAACTTTAGGAGTAGGGGTACAGCAATTAGTAGAAATTGCAAAAGCTCTTTCAAAGGATGTGGAGGTTCTTATTCTAGACGAACCTACAGCTGCACTTACAGATAGTGAGGTTGCAACTCTCTTTAGAATCATAAAAGAATTAAAAGAAAAGGGAATTACTTTTATTATTATTACTCATAAATTGGAAGAAATATTTGAAATATCAGATACAGTAACTATCATACGTGATGGTCAAACCATATCAACCCATCCAATAGAAACATTAAATGAAGATGATATTATTCAAAAAATGGTAGGACGAGAATTAGATGATAGATATCCAAAAGTAACCCATCAGAGTGAAGAAGTGATTATAGAAGTAAAGGACTTTAGTGTTCATGACCCAATAAGCAATAGAAAGCTAGTAGATCATGTATCCTTTCAAGTGAAAAAAGGAGAAATACTAGGGATAGCTGGTCTTATGGGTGCAGGAAGAACAGAATTGGTTATGGGACTATTTGGATGCTATGGAAAGAATGTATCAGGAGAAATTTATCTTGAAGGAGAAAAAATTCGGATCAATTCTCCAAAGGATGCCATTAAATATGGGATAGGACTGGTTACGGAAGACCGAAAAGGAAATGGATTGGTTTTAGGACAGAGTATTATGATCAATACAACATTAGCGTCTTTAGATAGAATTCTTACGGGTGGGGTCTTAGATGAAAATAAGGAAACGTCTTTTGCTAATAAATACGTAGAAGATCTAAAGGTGAAAACACCAAGTATAGAGCAGTTAGCAAAAAATTTATCTGGTGGGAATCAGCAAAAGGTCGTTATCGGAAAATGGCTCATGACAGAGCCAAAAGTACTCATTTTAGATGAACCTACTAGAGGGATTGATGTAGGGGCAAAATATGAAATTTACAATCTTATGAATAATCTTGTAGAAAAGGGTGTTGCAGTAGTGATGATTTCCTCTGAACTTCCTGAAATCATAGGGATGTCAGATAGAATTCTTGTAATGCATGAGGGAAAATTTAAAGGAGAGTTATTTGAGGGCGCATCACAGGAACAAATCATGTATTTTGCTACAGGAAGGAGAACGAGCGATGAGTGTTAAAGCATTAGATAAAAAAAGAGAATTTAACATAAGAAAATATACCATGATTATTGCCCTTGTAGGTATATGGTTATTATTTACCTTTTTAGATGATACAGGAACATTTTTAACATCTAGGAATTTAGCAAACCTTTTTAAACAAATGTCAGTTACAGCAATACTTGCAATGGGAATGTTTATGATATTAGTGGATCTTCATATAGATCTTTCCCTAGGTTCTCTTGTAGGTTTGAGTGGAGGAGTATGTGCTCTTTTAATGTATAATTTTAATATGCACCCATTCCTTGCAATTATTCTTACTATGTTATTTGGTGTTTGTTGTGGAATTTTCACAGGATCATGGGTAAATGCAGGGGTTCCAGCTTTTATAGCATCTCTTGGAGGAATGCTTGCTTATAGAGGTTTGATCATGGGGATTTCAGGTGGGCAATCTATACCAACTAGTCATCCAGCCTTTCGTTTTCTAGGAACTGCTTATGTGCCTTTTAGTATTGGATGGATTGTAGGAATCATTGCATCTGTTGCTATTGTATATATGCTTATGAAGAAAAGACAAAGTAGAATAAAATTTGGATTTGAAGTAAAATCTATGGCTCTAGAAGGATTATATATGGTTATTTATGTAGGGATTATTATGACCTTTGTAGTTGTGATGAATTCTTATAAAGGAATCCCAATGCCTATTGCAATCGTTATGGTTCTTGCACTGATTCTTAACTTTGTTGCAACAAAGACAAAGTTCGGTAGACAAGTATTTGCAATAGGAGGCAATAAGGAAGCCGCAAGACTTTCAGGTGTTGATATTAAAAAAAGAACACTGCAAATTTTCATCATTTCAGGACTTATGGCAGCCGTTGCGGGGATCTTATTAACAGCAAGACTAGGAACTGCTACTACGGATGCAGGAAATGGATTTGAACTTGATGCTGTTGCATCCTGTGTAATTGGTGGAACAAGTTTACTTGGTGGAGAAGGAACGATCATAGGGGCAGTTTTAGGAGCACTGGTAATGGCTTCCATTGATAATGGTATGTCTATTCTTGATACACAAGCTTATTGGCAGTTGATTGTAAAAGGAATGATTTTGATTATTGCAGT is part of the Crassaminicella profunda genome and encodes:
- a CDS encoding sugar ABC transporter permease codes for the protein MSVKALDKKREFNIRKYTMIIALVGIWLLFTFLDDTGTFLTSRNLANLFKQMSVTAILAMGMFMILVDLHIDLSLGSLVGLSGGVCALLMYNFNMHPFLAIILTMLFGVCCGIFTGSWVNAGVPAFIASLGGMLAYRGLIMGISGGQSIPTSHPAFRFLGTAYVPFSIGWIVGIIASVAIVYMLMKKRQSRIKFGFEVKSMALEGLYMVIYVGIIMTFVVVMNSYKGIPMPIAIVMVLALILNFVATKTKFGRQVFAIGGNKEAARLSGVDIKKRTLQIFIISGLMAAVAGILLTARLGTATTDAGNGFELDAVASCVIGGTSLLGGEGTIIGAVLGALVMASIDNGMSILDTQAYWQLIVKGMILIIAVFVDIYTKKKGK
- a CDS encoding xylose ABC transporter ATP-binding protein; this encodes MNPYILEMKGITKEFPGVKALDNVNFKVQKGEVHALCGENGAGKSTLMKVLSGVYPYGTYEGDIILKGEVQKFNSIADSEKKKIAIVYQELALVPQMTVGENIYLNNEPLIYGKTTIDDEQLNYMAKELLDRLGLKIPTNTLVRTLGVGVQQLVEIAKALSKDVEVLILDEPTAALTDSEVATLFRIIKELKEKGITFIIITHKLEEIFEISDTVTIIRDGQTISTHPIETLNEDDIIQKMVGRELDDRYPKVTHQSEEVIIEVKDFSVHDPISNRKLVDHVSFQVKKGEILGIAGLMGAGRTELVMGLFGCYGKNVSGEIYLEGEKIRINSPKDAIKYGIGLVTEDRKGNGLVLGQSIMINTTLASLDRILTGGVLDENKETSFANKYVEDLKVKTPSIEQLAKNLSGGNQQKVVIGKWLMTEPKVLILDEPTRGIDVGAKYEIYNLMNNLVEKGVAVVMISSELPEIIGMSDRILVMHEGKFKGELFEGASQEQIMYFATGRRTSDEC